In Mangrovivirga cuniculi, the following proteins share a genomic window:
- a CDS encoding BatA domain-containing protein, giving the protein MQFLYPAVLWFLFALSIPVIIHLFSFRRAKRLKFSSLKNLKLVKNHSDTKNNLKKILILISRILFLLLLVICFAGPYIPSETDKKKGESVVIFVDNSPSMTVESEDGIPLIDKAVGIGNEIVQKYDPNTEFYIVTSDHPFNRYNNLGKEAALEFLSSIQVAAKSEKISSLVDSFGDPEIGESDIYLISDFQNQFLIHKWRLIIRILFSYPCNMVQLPIFLLIVYILPNLFRALLMRLR; this is encoded by the coding sequence ATGCAATTTTTATATCCTGCAGTCTTATGGTTTTTATTTGCCTTATCAATACCGGTGATAATTCACCTGTTTTCATTCAGGAGAGCTAAAAGATTAAAATTCAGTAGTTTAAAAAATTTAAAGCTTGTTAAAAATCATTCAGACACTAAAAATAACCTGAAGAAAATTTTAATTCTCATATCAAGGATTCTTTTCTTACTACTTTTGGTTATATGTTTCGCAGGACCATATATCCCATCAGAAACTGATAAAAAGAAAGGTGAAAGTGTCGTAATATTTGTAGATAATTCACCTTCGATGACAGTTGAAAGTGAAGATGGTATTCCCTTGATTGACAAAGCTGTAGGAATTGGTAACGAGATTGTTCAAAAATATGACCCTAACACTGAGTTTTATATTGTAACCTCCGACCATCCGTTTAACAGGTACAATAATCTTGGAAAGGAAGCGGCATTAGAATTTTTATCTTCTATACAGGTAGCAGCGAAAAGCGAAAAAATTTCTTCGCTTGTTGATTCCTTTGGTGACCCTGAGATTGGAGAATCAGATATTTATCTTATTTCTGATTTTCAGAATCAATTTTTGATACACAAGTGGAGGTTGATAATCAGAATTTTATTTTCATACCCTTGCAATATGGTCCAGTTGCCAATATTTCTATTGATAGTTTATATCTTACCGAACCTGTTTCGGGCATTGCTGATGAGATTAAGATGA
- a CDS encoding CARDB domain-containing protein translates to MQYGPVANISIDSLYLTEPVSGIADEIKMNVDITNYGDESKENIPVRVELNGSQVGVTEINLSAKTTETITFDIKTKLLDINKGRIVVEDLPVSFDNEFFWSLNKLSTVSVSVISEYKKSVFDALFDDNQLFNYNYYSFGNIDYQNINYSDLLIVNGLTEISTSLLSSIRSRLSDGGFVLVIGGESTGVSSQVRQFLSQYGFTEVNINEKVLVEKRSFDNPFMEGVFENIPKNLDVPWVKPKLRWRPAEPVITLNNGMTLFGRAEIQKPLYFLSTSLEDSITNIHNHGLFLPMLYKTAFYSSNAMQNLYYKIEETDEGISFDWQTERDDIIKLSNDENVIIPEVRYSAKSVSIFLPLEAEIGPGHYKVISGEDIIRVLALNLGGDESNLEQITSDSLKVFYPDQEILTDPDMAKVRATIDRMDYGQDIWQWFLIGSLIFLLIEIILIRMI, encoded by the coding sequence TTGCAATATGGTCCAGTTGCCAATATTTCTATTGATAGTTTATATCTTACCGAACCTGTTTCGGGCATTGCTGATGAGATTAAGATGAATGTTGATATAACGAATTATGGAGATGAAAGTAAAGAGAATATTCCTGTAAGAGTTGAACTAAATGGTAGTCAGGTTGGTGTTACAGAAATTAACCTCAGTGCTAAGACAACTGAGACAATTACTTTTGACATTAAAACCAAATTATTGGATATTAATAAGGGTCGGATCGTAGTTGAGGATCTCCCTGTCAGTTTCGATAATGAGTTTTTCTGGTCTTTAAATAAATTATCTACAGTTAGTGTCAGTGTAATTTCTGAATATAAGAAATCCGTATTTGACGCTTTATTTGATGATAATCAGCTGTTTAATTACAATTATTATTCGTTTGGAAATATTGATTATCAGAATATAAATTATTCAGACTTACTGATTGTTAATGGATTAACTGAAATATCTACTTCTCTATTATCATCCATACGTTCGAGGTTATCAGATGGAGGCTTTGTACTGGTTATTGGAGGAGAATCCACCGGCGTGTCATCACAAGTAAGGCAATTTTTATCGCAATATGGGTTCACAGAGGTAAATATTAATGAAAAAGTATTGGTTGAAAAGCGCTCATTTGATAATCCTTTTATGGAAGGGGTCTTTGAAAATATTCCTAAAAACCTGGATGTACCATGGGTAAAACCTAAATTGAGATGGAGACCTGCTGAACCGGTAATAACTTTAAATAATGGAATGACATTATTCGGAAGAGCCGAAATCCAAAAACCATTATATTTTTTGAGCACATCTCTTGAAGATTCAATAACCAATATTCATAATCACGGATTATTTCTTCCTATGTTATATAAAACAGCATTTTATAGTAGTAATGCAATGCAGAATCTTTATTACAAAATTGAAGAAACAGATGAAGGAATATCTTTTGACTGGCAAACTGAAAGGGATGATATTATAAAATTATCCAATGACGAAAATGTTATAATTCCGGAAGTGAGATATAGTGCAAAATCTGTCTCGATCTTTCTTCCACTGGAAGCCGAGATTGGTCCAGGTCATTATAAGGTGATCTCTGGAGAAGATATTATCAGAGTATTAGCATTAAACCTGGGAGGGGACGAAAGCAATCTTGAACAGATAACTTCAGATTCATTAAAAGTTTTCTATCCCGATCAGGAGATTCTGACAGATCCGGACATGGCTAAAGTCAGAGCAACAATTGATCGAATGGATTATGGTCAGGATATCTGGCAGTGGTTTTTAATAGGATCTTTAATATTTTTGCTTATTGAAATCATATTAATAAGAATGATTTAA
- a CDS encoding dihydroorotase produces the protein MNWLIKSAFLVFPGHKYHRKEIDILISNGKIKEIGDKISASSEAKVINARDKFLFPGLVDFRADLCDPGLEHKETLNSGRDAAAAGGYTHVLVIPNTKPPVQTKNDVKYILGGNDSSLVQLYPMTGVSRDLEGEELTEMLDLYTAGAKVFGDGDKPVWNTDILVKSLQYLQKVDALLVNRPCDQWLSKFGQMHEGVNSTRLGMKGIPVLAETLMVRRDIELLKYAGGKLHFSTISSKESVDLIAEAKNQGLNVSCDVAIHNLLYTDEENMMFDSNYKVDPPLRSEEDRKALVKGVKEGIIDCIVTDHHPHDPESKDLEYDLADFGVTGLQTAISEVWKLKEEIEGDKIIEAMSLQPRKLMGLDEIKIEEGEVADLTLFDPEEIWEYNDETNKSNSKNHPRFGEKIKGKVKAVIFGNNIFQDQN, from the coding sequence ATGAATTGGCTTATAAAATCAGCATTTTTAGTTTTTCCGGGCCACAAGTATCACCGGAAAGAAATAGATATTTTAATTAGTAACGGAAAAATTAAAGAAATTGGGGATAAGATATCTGCGTCTTCTGAAGCAAAAGTTATCAATGCCAGAGATAAATTTCTATTTCCGGGGCTGGTCGATTTCAGAGCTGACTTATGTGATCCCGGGCTAGAGCATAAGGAAACATTAAACTCGGGAAGGGATGCTGCTGCAGCAGGCGGTTACACCCACGTCCTGGTTATTCCAAATACAAAACCTCCTGTTCAGACCAAAAATGATGTTAAATACATCCTTGGAGGAAATGATTCTTCGTTAGTTCAGTTATACCCCATGACTGGTGTCTCGAGAGATCTTGAAGGGGAGGAACTTACGGAAATGCTTGATCTGTATACTGCAGGGGCGAAAGTTTTTGGGGACGGTGATAAACCTGTATGGAATACGGATATTTTAGTTAAGTCTTTACAATATCTTCAGAAAGTTGATGCATTGTTGGTTAACAGGCCATGCGACCAATGGTTGTCAAAATTCGGGCAAATGCATGAGGGTGTTAATAGTACCCGCCTTGGGATGAAGGGAATTCCTGTTTTGGCTGAAACATTAATGGTAAGACGCGATATCGAATTACTGAAGTATGCCGGAGGGAAACTTCATTTTTCTACAATATCCAGTAAAGAAAGCGTCGATCTTATTGCTGAGGCAAAAAATCAAGGCCTTAATGTCTCCTGCGATGTAGCGATACACAACTTACTTTATACTGATGAAGAAAACATGATGTTTGATTCAAACTACAAGGTGGATCCACCTTTGAGATCAGAGGAAGACAGGAAGGCTTTAGTAAAAGGTGTTAAAGAAGGTATTATAGATTGTATTGTTACTGATCACCATCCTCATGATCCGGAATCAAAAGACCTGGAATATGATCTGGCTGACTTTGGGGTTACAGGCCTCCAAACAGCAATTTCCGAAGTATGGAAATTAAAAGAGGAGATTGAAGGGGATAAGATTATAGAAGCAATGTCACTACAGCCCAGAAAACTAATGGGGCTCGATGAAATCAAAATAGAGGAAGGAGAAGTTGCTGATCTGACTTTATTTGATCCGGAAGAGATTTGGGAATATAACGATGAAACAAATAAGAGTAATAGTAAAAATCATCCTAGATTTGGAGAAAAAATAAAGGGGAAGGTAAAAGCTGTTATTTTTGGTAACAACATTTTTCAGGATCAAAATTAA
- a CDS encoding DUF4199 domain-containing protein, with translation MIKLALRYGAFAILITIISFTVLFYTDQKPFINFNTIFIDGLSFLVLIGVATYEFKKYRQGGELRFWQGMSMGMIIYIMAAVGFSAFLYLFMAYIEPEALINYKKESIDFYNRTAEMYPDKYSSERRATDLANINEVTISGIVFKEGIKKLLLGLLVTPIIAIFMRK, from the coding sequence ATGATAAAATTAGCACTAAGATACGGGGCATTTGCTATCCTGATCACTATCATTTCATTTACTGTACTTTTTTATACAGATCAAAAGCCATTTATAAACTTTAACACCATTTTTATTGATGGTTTATCATTTTTGGTTTTGATCGGAGTTGCCACTTACGAATTTAAGAAATACAGACAAGGTGGTGAATTAAGATTCTGGCAGGGAATGTCTATGGGAATGATCATATACATTATGGCTGCAGTAGGATTCTCAGCATTTCTTTATTTGTTTATGGCATATATTGAACCTGAGGCACTAATCAATTATAAAAAGGAATCAATTGATTTTTATAATAGAACAGCTGAGATGTACCCGGATAAATATTCATCTGAGCGGAGAGCAACAGATCTGGCCAATATCAATGAAGTAACGATAAGTGGGATAGTATTTAAAGAGGGAATAAAAAAATTACTACTTGGATTGCTAGTCACCCCAATTATTGCAATTTTTATGAGAAAATAA
- a CDS encoding DUF4199 domain-containing protein codes for MKDTFISEGVKDGVIIGLIFTLLTVIIYVVDLSMFGTMWYGLGLFALYIFLLIIFNSRFRNGIGGYWSFGEAFKYNFFLLLVGGIINTIVGIVLFTVIDPDAPAMIAENTVESTISMVEKFGGDASQMEGELDETYNNTLEQFTLSGQLKSFGYSILVYAVIGAIFAAIFKKKKPQEDYI; via the coding sequence ATGAAAGACACATTTATTTCAGAAGGCGTTAAGGACGGTGTGATTATCGGACTTATTTTTACATTATTGACAGTTATAATCTATGTTGTTGATTTATCTATGTTCGGTACGATGTGGTATGGACTTGGTCTGTTCGCTTTGTATATTTTCCTCTTAATCATATTTAATTCCCGCTTTAGAAATGGAATAGGAGGGTATTGGAGCTTTGGAGAAGCGTTCAAATATAACTTTTTTTTATTATTAGTAGGAGGTATCATTAATACGATCGTAGGAATTGTATTATTTACAGTAATAGATCCAGACGCTCCAGCAATGATTGCAGAAAATACAGTTGAATCTACGATTAGCATGGTTGAAAAATTTGGTGGTGATGCCAGCCAAATGGAAGGTGAACTTGATGAAACATATAATAACACATTAGAGCAATTTACACTTTCCGGGCAACTAAAAAGTTTTGGTTATTCGATATTAGTATATGCTGTAATAGGAGCTATATTTGCTGCCATATTTAAAAAGAAAAAACCTCAGGAGGACTATATATGA
- a CDS encoding glycosyltransferase, with protein MSDNSRFYSLIIPVYNRPGEVDELLESLTKQEYSHFEVLVIEDGSSDPCDHIIERYTDKLDLKYFTKENEGQGFTRNYAYERASGDYFIVFDSDCIIPSHYLKTVDDHLNTYWLDAFGGPDKSHPSFSDVQKAISYSMTSPYTTGGIRGSKQHAGTFHPRSFNMGISADVWKKTKGYVITRMGEDIEFSIRIIKAGFKVGLIEDAYVYHKRRTDFRQFYRQLFFFGRARINIGRFYPGEIKFFHLFPVAFYLGILIWLIVFPWFFPSLFIFGAGMILAYYLIIFMDSYLKNEKSLSIASKSVVASFIQLFAYGNGFFVEWIKFIKKPYSG; from the coding sequence ATGTCTGATAACAGCAGGTTTTACTCTCTGATTATCCCGGTTTATAACAGGCCAGGTGAAGTTGATGAATTATTAGAAAGTTTAACAAAACAGGAATATTCTCACTTTGAGGTTCTGGTTATTGAAGATGGTTCTTCTGATCCATGCGATCACATAATAGAAAGGTATACAGATAAGCTGGATCTAAAATATTTCACCAAGGAAAATGAGGGCCAGGGCTTTACTCGAAATTATGCATATGAAAGAGCTTCGGGAGACTATTTTATAGTTTTTGATTCTGATTGCATCATTCCTTCACATTATTTAAAAACTGTGGACGACCATCTCAACACATATTGGCTTGATGCATTTGGTGGACCAGACAAATCGCACCCATCTTTTAGTGATGTTCAAAAGGCGATTTCTTATTCAATGACTTCCCCATATACAACCGGAGGGATAAGAGGAAGCAAGCAACATGCCGGAACATTCCATCCCAGAAGTTTTAATATGGGGATCTCAGCAGATGTTTGGAAGAAAACTAAAGGATATGTGATAACCAGAATGGGTGAAGACATTGAGTTTAGTATTCGAATAATTAAAGCAGGTTTTAAGGTTGGTTTGATAGAAGATGCTTATGTCTATCACAAACGCAGAACGGACTTCAGACAATTTTACAGGCAATTATTCTTTTTTGGAAGGGCAAGAATTAATATCGGTAGGTTTTATCCGGGAGAGATCAAATTTTTTCATTTATTTCCAGTGGCTTTTTATCTGGGGATACTTATTTGGTTGATCGTTTTTCCATGGTTTTTCCCCAGTCTTTTCATTTTTGGAGCGGGAATGATTTTAGCCTATTACTTAATTATCTTTATGGACTCCTACTTAAAGAATGAAAAGAGTCTGAGTATTGCATCAAAATCAGTGGTTGCTTCTTTTATTCAATTATTTGCCTATGGGAATGGATTTTTTGTTGAATGGATCAAATTCATAAAGAAACCATATAGCGGATAG
- a CDS encoding class I SAM-dependent methyltransferase, producing the protein MVKHIISFVIRKVPRKHLQLFSHFALRMMKVFYIGNNVTCPVCDSNFREFVPYGRKPPRKNALCPNCLALERHRLLWLYLKNETDFFSEEAKLLHIAPELCFIDRFEKIESLEYITGDLESPLAKVKMDINEIPFEENSFDMVFCNHVMEHIPDDIHAMKEVYRVLKPGGWAILQSPQDMNMQDTYEDPEITDPKDREEHFKQSDHYRIYGLDYGERLKKGGFEVKEIPYPKQLDQDLVKKYALPEEEIIYLCTKPD; encoded by the coding sequence ATGGTTAAACACATTATCAGTTTTGTCATAAGGAAAGTACCAAGAAAACACCTTCAGCTTTTCAGTCATTTTGCACTTAGAATGATGAAGGTTTTTTATATAGGAAATAATGTAACCTGCCCGGTGTGTGATTCGAATTTTAGAGAATTTGTACCCTATGGTAGAAAACCTCCCAGAAAAAATGCCTTATGCCCTAATTGCCTTGCTTTAGAAAGACATAGATTATTATGGCTTTATCTTAAAAACGAAACTGATTTTTTTTCGGAGGAAGCAAAGCTTTTACATATCGCTCCGGAATTATGCTTCATAGATAGATTTGAAAAAATTGAATCCCTTGAATATATCACAGGAGATCTCGAGTCACCTCTCGCTAAGGTAAAAATGGATATCAATGAAATTCCATTTGAGGAGAATTCTTTTGACATGGTTTTTTGCAATCATGTAATGGAACATATTCCCGATGACATTCATGCTATGAAGGAGGTTTACCGAGTCTTAAAACCCGGAGGATGGGCTATTTTACAGTCTCCACAGGATATGAACATGCAGGATACGTATGAAGATCCTGAGATTACAGATCCCAAAGATCGCGAAGAGCACTTCAAGCAGTCAGATCATTACAGAATTTATGGACTAGATTATGGTGAAAGGTTGAAAAAAGGAGGATTTGAGGTAAAAGAAATACCCTATCCGAAACAGCTTGATCAAGATCTTGTAAAAAAATATGCTCTTCCGGAAGAAGAAATTATTTATCTCTGTACTAAACCTGATTAA
- a CDS encoding TetR/AcrR family transcriptional regulator, translating into MIRDAGISKRDNVIKQATRLFREKGYASASMRDLAKKLGIEAASLYSHIKSKEEILQHICFEKADAFNEKLNELEEIKNNNEKRLEQFLIGHVEVLLSDTDSSAVFLNEWKHLSEPHYSRLNKMKDEYESKLIDIYREGKVEGKFIDLNEKLSVLTMLSSVNWVINWYRPTGTLNPHELAKALAHRIIHGIMTK; encoded by the coding sequence ATGATAAGGGATGCAGGTATATCAAAAAGAGATAATGTAATCAAGCAAGCAACCAGGCTATTTAGAGAAAAAGGGTATGCCTCTGCTTCTATGCGTGACCTGGCCAAAAAACTTGGTATTGAAGCTGCAAGTTTGTACTCACACATCAAATCGAAAGAAGAGATTCTTCAGCATATTTGCTTCGAAAAGGCAGATGCTTTTAATGAAAAGCTAAATGAACTCGAGGAAATTAAAAATAATAACGAAAAAAGGCTCGAGCAATTTTTGATAGGTCACGTAGAAGTATTACTTTCTGATACAGATAGTAGTGCTGTATTTTTAAATGAATGGAAGCATTTAAGTGAACCGCACTATTCCAGGCTGAATAAGATGAAAGATGAATATGAGTCTAAACTGATTGATATCTATAGAGAGGGAAAGGTAGAAGGAAAATTCATCGACCTTAATGAAAAATTGAGCGTTTTAACCATGCTATCTTCTGTCAACTGGGTGATCAATTGGTACAGACCAACAGGAACTTTAAACCCACATGAACTGGCCAAAGCTTTGGCTCACCGGATCATACATGGAATAATGACAAAATAA
- a CDS encoding YkvA family protein encodes MDVNEILDSSAMKLAKKQATKIAASKNRSARLAGLAFTKMDKGLLSKETFQAIKGDFLAALRMIRAYAKKDYKKIPTKSLIGILAGVVYFVMPIDFIPDFIPLIGFADDIALLAWIFSNFKNDIDEYRAWEQGHEYVDATN; translated from the coding sequence ATGGACGTAAACGAAATACTTGACTCGAGTGCAATGAAGCTTGCTAAAAAGCAGGCAACCAAAATAGCAGCTAGTAAAAATAGATCTGCGAGACTGGCAGGACTTGCTTTCACCAAAATGGATAAGGGCTTATTAAGTAAAGAGACCTTCCAGGCTATTAAGGGTGATTTTTTAGCTGCTTTGAGGATGATCAGGGCTTATGCTAAGAAAGACTATAAGAAGATACCAACGAAATCTCTAATTGGAATTTTAGCAGGAGTGGTATATTTTGTAATGCCGATAGATTTTATTCCGGATTTTATTCCTCTGATTGGATTTGCAGATGATATCGCCTTACTCGCATGGATTTTTTCTAATTTTAAAAATGATATCGATGAGTATCGTGCCTGGGAACAAGGTCATGAATACGTCGATGCAACTAATTAA
- a CDS encoding thioredoxin family protein, which translates to MEELKVINKQLIKSAMSFEEYFELSKKLVDENRTTGNNQSEGMIEYTRLNFSRMKKWIRTGDLDDSLKETITKLENPVTWLILVEPWCGDVAQNLPFIKKAAELNSNIELKIILRDENLEVMDEYLTNGGRAIPKMIALNNDLNELATWGPRPKSVQKMLEKGKASGDFDYQAFAISAHTWYAQNKGKELSEELNAFVKKQIK; encoded by the coding sequence ATGGAAGAGTTAAAGGTAATTAACAAGCAGCTTATAAAAAGTGCAATGTCATTTGAGGAGTATTTTGAATTATCAAAAAAGCTCGTTGATGAAAATCGAACTACCGGTAATAATCAATCTGAGGGGATGATTGAATATACCAGACTGAATTTTAGCCGGATGAAAAAGTGGATTAGAACCGGTGATTTGGATGATTCGTTAAAAGAGACTATAACAAAATTAGAAAATCCGGTAACCTGGCTAATTTTGGTTGAGCCATGGTGTGGAGATGTTGCTCAAAACCTGCCTTTTATAAAGAAAGCAGCTGAATTAAATTCGAATATTGAGCTTAAAATAATATTAAGAGATGAGAATCTTGAGGTGATGGATGAATACCTCACAAATGGAGGTAGAGCCATTCCTAAAATGATTGCTTTAAACAATGATCTGAATGAATTAGCGACCTGGGGTCCACGTCCGAAGTCCGTTCAAAAAATGCTTGAGAAAGGCAAAGCCAGTGGTGATTTCGATTACCAGGCATTTGCGATTTCTGCTCATACCTGGTACGCTCAAAATAAAGGAAAAGAATTGTCAGAGGAGCTTAATGCCTTTGTTAAAAAGCAGATAAAATAA
- a CDS encoding metal-dependent hydrolase — protein MDSLTQALLGATVGEAVLGNKIGRKASVLGIIGGTLPDLDVLVQSSMSTVEGVLFHRGPSHSITFALITSLLFGWIALKLQKRTSISYQNWFLFFFLVIFTHPLLDAFTNYGTEILWPFLDARVAWKTIFVIDPLYSIWLLAGVIFLLFYGKTNNFRKRIALWALALSSSYLLLTVYHKYHVDKKVTEYLESNSEPYERIMTVPSPVCNWLWTVVIDKGDHYQAGYFSMLIAEQDFRDSVIPKNSPAEWMKDKEELAGLKHFSNDWLQYKKSVDGKTIVNDIRFGPMLGWYNPDSGFIFSFEFEKGENGIIVKQNQKQPEGKIKEELGKLWSRIWSTDINK, from the coding sequence ATGGATTCACTTACACAAGCATTATTAGGTGCAACAGTTGGAGAAGCTGTACTTGGAAATAAGATAGGTCGTAAAGCTTCAGTTTTAGGTATCATTGGAGGAACCTTGCCCGATCTCGATGTATTGGTCCAATCCTCCATGTCAACTGTCGAGGGAGTGCTGTTTCACAGAGGTCCATCCCACAGTATTACTTTTGCACTTATTACCTCCTTGCTTTTTGGTTGGATAGCTTTAAAATTGCAGAAAAGAACTTCAATTTCTTATCAGAATTGGTTCTTATTTTTCTTTCTGGTAATATTTACGCATCCATTACTTGATGCTTTTACTAATTATGGAACTGAAATTTTGTGGCCATTTCTAGATGCCCGGGTTGCATGGAAAACGATCTTTGTTATAGATCCATTATATTCTATTTGGTTATTGGCAGGAGTTATATTTCTGCTTTTTTATGGGAAAACAAATAATTTTAGAAAGAGGATTGCACTATGGGCGCTAGCTTTATCTTCCTCATACTTGTTGCTCACGGTTTATCATAAATACCATGTCGATAAAAAAGTAACTGAGTACCTTGAAAGTAATAGTGAGCCTTATGAACGGATTATGACTGTTCCTTCGCCTGTTTGCAATTGGTTGTGGACAGTAGTTATTGACAAAGGCGATCATTATCAGGCTGGATATTTCAGTATGCTGATCGCTGAACAGGATTTTAGAGATTCTGTTATTCCGAAAAATTCACCAGCGGAATGGATGAAGGATAAAGAAGAGTTAGCGGGACTGAAGCATTTTTCAAATGACTGGCTTCAATATAAGAAAAGCGTAGATGGTAAAACAATCGTTAATGATATCCGATTTGGACCCATGCTAGGTTGGTACAATCCTGATTCAGGATTCATTTTCTCTTTTGAATTTGAAAAAGGGGAAAACGGTATTATAGTAAAACAAAACCAAAAACAACCTGAAGGAAAAATTAAAGAAGAGTTAGGTAAATTGTGGAGTAGAATATGGTCGACTGATATAAATAAATGA
- a CDS encoding oxidoreductase, translated as MTKKTALILGSTGLVGGILLEQVLSDDTYKKVISIVRRPSGNKHKKLQEVVVDFSKLAKELKKYYADDIFCCLGTTIKKAGSQEKFIEVDYDYPMVAANALKRSGSMQHYLIITALGADPDSRIFYNRVKGEVERDLKRVNYASTSIFRPSLLLGNRDENRLGEDLFKGFSKVFGWIFSGPLKKYKPVKAEKVARSMISRAQQNVDGIEIIESEQIQKY; from the coding sequence ATGACTAAAAAAACTGCTTTAATTCTCGGATCTACCGGTTTAGTTGGTGGAATATTACTTGAACAAGTACTCTCTGATGATACTTATAAAAAGGTTATCTCAATTGTCAGGAGGCCTTCTGGTAATAAACACAAGAAATTGCAGGAAGTGGTTGTTGATTTTTCAAAATTGGCGAAAGAGCTGAAAAAATATTATGCCGATGATATCTTTTGCTGCCTGGGTACAACAATTAAGAAAGCAGGGTCACAGGAAAAGTTTATTGAGGTGGATTATGATTATCCCATGGTGGCTGCAAATGCATTAAAACGATCAGGCTCTATGCAACACTATCTTATAATCACAGCATTGGGGGCAGATCCTGACTCCAGGATTTTCTATAATAGAGTTAAAGGTGAAGTTGAAAGAGACCTGAAAAGGGTTAATTATGCTTCTACATCGATATTCAGACCTTCTTTATTATTAGGAAACAGAGATGAAAACAGGCTTGGTGAAGATCTGTTCAAAGGATTTTCAAAAGTATTTGGATGGATATTTTCAGGGCCATTGAAAAAGTATAAACCGGTTAAGGCTGAGAAAGTAGCACGGTCAATGATTAGCCGTGCTCAGCAAAATGTTGATGGTATAGAAATAATAGAATCAGAACAAATACAGAAATATTAA
- the dtd gene encoding D-aminoacyl-tRNA deacylase, whose product MRATIQRVSESSVKVNGEIIGEIGSGLMVLLGIEQEDGTEDIDWLVRKISNLRIFDDEDGVMNKSLLDISGELLLISQFTLHASYKKGNRPSYIKAAKPDQSVPLYEESIAAFKKALGNDKVETGEFGADMKVSLVNDGPVTINMDTKNKE is encoded by the coding sequence ATGAGAGCAACAATTCAGAGAGTAAGTGAATCCAGTGTAAAAGTTAATGGAGAAATTATCGGGGAAATAGGAAGTGGACTCATGGTTCTTTTAGGAATTGAACAAGAGGATGGTACTGAAGATATTGATTGGCTTGTTAGGAAGATTTCTAATTTAAGAATTTTTGATGATGAGGATGGAGTAATGAATAAAAGCTTGCTTGATATCAGTGGAGAGTTACTCCTCATTAGTCAGTTTACATTGCATGCTTCCTACAAGAAAGGCAACAGACCATCATATATAAAAGCTGCAAAGCCAGACCAGTCTGTTCCATTATATGAAGAAAGCATAGCAGCATTTAAAAAGGCATTGGGGAATGATAAAGTAGAAACTGGTGAATTTGGAGCAGATATGAAAGTTTCTTTAGTAAATGATGGTCCGGTTACTATAAATATGGATACTAAAAATAAGGAATAG
- a CDS encoding nucleotide pyrophosphohydrolase, with the protein MTDQKNNISLKQVQDEVDSWIKEYGVRYFNELTNMAILTEEVGELARIISRRYGEQSEKESDKDKDLGDEMADIIWVLACLANQTGVDLEEAFKKNIVKKTKRDKNRHKSNQKLL; encoded by the coding sequence ATGACTGATCAGAAAAACAATATATCCTTAAAACAAGTACAGGATGAGGTTGATTCCTGGATAAAGGAATATGGTGTCAGATATTTCAATGAGCTGACCAATATGGCAATTCTAACTGAGGAGGTAGGAGAATTGGCCAGAATTATTTCCCGGAGATATGGTGAACAATCAGAAAAAGAATCTGATAAGGATAAAGATCTTGGTGATGAGATGGCAGATATTATATGGGTTTTAGCTTGCCTTGCCAATCAAACAGGAGTAGATCTGGAGGAAGCATTCAAAAAAAACATTGTAAAAAAGACGAAAAGAGATAAAAACAGGCATAAGTCCAATCAAAAATTGTTATAA